A single region of the Lycium barbarum isolate Lr01 chromosome 2, ASM1917538v2, whole genome shotgun sequence genome encodes:
- the LOC132625395 gene encoding prefoldin subunit 5 isoform X2, with translation MASPGSGGRTLEIEKMSVEQLKALKEQADLEVNLLQDSLNNIRTATSRLEIASNALQDLSLRPQGKKMLVCVPLVLQNTLLGVKECSFWPYCETYDMGFGIYILPVLQNTLLGIRCKRKCWFVSLLFCKTSF, from the exons ATGGCAAGTCCTGGCAGTGGAGGAAGAACACTTGAAATAGAAAAGATGAGTGTTGAGCAACTTAAAGCACTGAAAGAACAAGCTGATCTTGAAGTTAATCTCCTTCAAGATAGCCTTAATAACATCCGTACAGCAACTTCTCGTCTTGAAATTGCATCTAATGCCCTTCAAGATCTGTCTCTAAGACCTCAAG GGAAGAAAATGTTGGTTTGTGTCCCTCTTGTACTGCAAAACACCCTATTAGGTGTAAAAGAGTGTTCTTTTTGGCCTTATTGTGAAACTTATGATATGGGTTTTGGTATTTATATCCTGCCTGTTCTGCAAAATACCCTTTTAGGAATTAGATGTAAAAGGAAGTGTTGGTTCGTGTCCCTCTTGTTCTGCAAAACATCCTTTTAG